The following coding sequences lie in one Cloeon dipterum chromosome 1, ieCloDipt1.1, whole genome shotgun sequence genomic window:
- the LOC135943435 gene encoding protein IWS1 homolog: protein MSDNGTSVIQSQMDPTSQAGASSTSTSARTEEEQYLDQSAQENLSDTERSALSSDDDAAAAPNQDDRKPGYSEEKKEEEQLNMADKVESEAQSQSDTTSPDGASSTSASSPRSDEAQNLDHSEEENPDDAERPELSSGVQENDDAAAAPKQDEPKPGNSEETQPKMADNGTSVIQSQMDPTSQAGASSTSTSARTEEEQYLDQSAQENLSDTERSALSSDDDAAAAPNQDDRKPGYSEEKKEEEQLNMADKVESEAQSQSDTTSPDGASSTSSSPRSDEAQNLDHSEEENPDDTERPEMSSGSQENDDVAAAPKQDEPKPGNSEEKQPKMADNGTSVIQSQMDPTSQAGASSTSARTEEEQYLDQSAHENPSDTERSALSAADDAAAAPEQEDKPNPDHSEAEKEEDEEKILARELSPEDQKTAAAKQDEPKPGHSEAKKEEEEPKMAENEASLIQNQSDSTCDAGASSENASPRRTNEAQNLVRPVEVIPINIKALPDTFIATRTVKSRGRAYATTHVCSPPRPDANYAKRELAAASGRDATA, encoded by the exons ATGTCGGATAACGGGACATCTGTAATTCAAAGCCAAATGGATCCGACTTCCCAAGCTGGTGCATCCTCAACTTCAACTTCTGCAAGAACAGAAGAAGAACAATATTTGGATCAATCGGCACAGGAAAATCTATCGGACACCGAAa gatCGGCATTGAGCTCAGATGACGACGCGGCTGCCGCTCCGAATCAGGATGATCGAAAACCTGGTTattcagaagaaaaaaaggaagaggAGCAACTAAATATGGCCGATAAAG tCGAGTCTGAAGCTCAAAGCCAAAGTGATACAACTTCCCCAGATGGTGCATCCTCAACCTCAGCATCTTCTCCAAGGTCTGACGAGGCACAAAATTTGGATCATTCCGAAGAGGAAAATCCAGACGACGccgaaa gacCTGAATTGAGTTCAGGTGTCCAAGAAAATGACGACGCGGCTGCTGCTCCAAAACAGGATGAACCAAAGCCGGGTAATTCAGAAGAAACGCAACCAAAAATGGCGGATAACGGGACATCTGTAATTCAAAGCCAAATGGATCCGACTTCCCAAGCTGGTGCATCCTCAACTTCAACTTCTGCAAGAACAGAAGAAGAACAATATTTGGATCAATCGGCACAGGAAAATCTATCGGACACCGAAa gatCGGCATTGAGCTCAGATGACGACGCGGCTGCCGCTCCGAATCAGGATGATCGAAAACCTGGTTattcagaagaaaaaaaggaagaggAGCAACTAAATATGGCCGATAAAG tCGAGTCTGAAGCTCAAAGCCAAAGTGATACAACTTCCCCAGATGGTGCATCCTCAACCTCATCTTCTCCAAGGTCTGACGAGGCACAAAATTTGGATCATTCCGAAGAGGAAAATCCAGATGACAccgaaa gacCTGAAATGAGCTCAGGTTCCCAAGAAAATGACGACGTGGCTGCTGCTCCAAAACAGGATGAACCAAAGCCGGGTAATTCAGAAGAAAAGCAACCAAAAATGGCGGATAACGGGACATCTGTAATTCAAAGCCAAATGGATCCGACTTCCCAAGCTGGTGCATCCTCAACTTCTGCAAGAACAGAAGAAGAACAATATTTGGATCAATCGGCACATGAAAATCCATCGGACACCGAAa gATCGGCATTGAGCGCAGCTGACGACGCGGCTGCCGCACCAGAACAGGAAGATAAACCAAATCCTGACCATTCAGAAGCAGAGAAGGAAGAGgacgaggaaaaaattttaGCCAGAG aattgagTCCAGAAGACCAAAAAACTGCCGCTGCGAAACAGGATGAACCAAAGCCTGGTCATTCAGAAGCAAAGAAGGAAGAAGAGGAACCAAAAATGGCCGAAAATGAGGCATCTTTAATTCAAAACCAAAGTGATTCGACTTGCGATGCTGGTGCATCCTCAGAAAATGCATCTCCTCGAAGAACAAACGAGGCACAAAATTTGGTTCGCCCGGTAGAGGTGATTCCAATCAACAtcaaag CCTTGCCAGACACTTTTATCGCCACCAGAACCGTCAAGAGTCGCGGCAGAGCCTACGCAACTACGCACGTCTGCTCGCCACCACGTCCTGACGCCAACTACGCCAAGAGAGAGTTGGCGGCGGCGTCAGGCAGGGACGCCACCGCCTAA